One window of the Synergistaceae bacterium genome contains the following:
- a CDS encoding TIM barrel protein has product MGTVVQLAEETDRMLAHTDPEYVYLCYDTGHFTFAGEDPLAVLKKYVARVGHVHLKDMRADVVARVKPEGWSFLKSVREGAFTVPGDGCVDFDSVFKLLSEAKYEGWLLVEAEQDPAKANPLEYAIKARKFIREHTGL; this is encoded by the coding sequence ATGGGAACGGTTGTACAGTTAGCAGAAGAGACCGACAGAATGCTAGCTCACACTGACCCGGAATATGTTTATCTCTGCTATGATACCGGGCATTTCACATTTGCAGGGGAAGACCCGTTAGCCGTCCTCAAAAAGTATGTGGCTCGTGTCGGCCATGTTCATTTGAAGGACATGCGGGCCGATGTTGTTGCGCGGGTTAAGCCGGAAGGGTGGAGCTTCCTAAAGTCCGTTCGCGAGGGAGCGTTCACAGTTCCCGGAGATGGCTGTGTAGATTTCGACTCGGTCTTCAAGCTGCTGAGTGAAGCAAAATATGAGGGATGGCTACTCGTTGAGGCCGAACAAGACCCCGCAAAGGCGAATCCTCTTGAGTATGCGATAAAGGCGCGGAAATTTATCCGTGAGCATACCGGGCTTTAA
- the fliD gene encoding flagellar filament capping protein FliD, which translates to MASMSVSGIVSGMDWESMIDEIITNASKPAQPQVAKKTDLTNKKSLFEEMKTMMNSLQSSLSPLKLPSTYKAKEIEIERLDSTKSYKGVLTATVNADAEVNVWDVEVKQLASAQTNRSKQITASNLNSTLSGVTGSTLYIEAGGQKIGVEVKSSDTLESLKSRINTTLKTLDNPIHVTASVVDSKLILKSDYTGLGAFTASETINYSSNGYNTLTGFTVSDDTRENVKITSGSTTYTYGTDYVIANGNEIRWKKFDQSKEVALDDTVTVKYTMAADDVYTNKGTYGTKEANTSSFNVIDNGTIASRVKIVDDNGKTYTYGKDFKIVNSKVVWLEEEESYTNEPSSYTVSYTNTAQKSYTASGTKASATSTPASYTVQYTDDILPSTAITYGRNDDTYSYIKITAGSITTFSGMTALDGVSSVTSSGKTYLTFDDDSELKININGTDYVYGRDYVIRKGASSDEMFFVPYFNSSSEINNYLTAAGKNAPDGVPISPRTDIQAENPGTFSYTHTTTIDSTDTASISTLLNDSSTDTSNIVILKSDGTQYTEGTDYHISNGEIVWTLPNDTTDITMSQFAELQTKYAEAAGSELSTVTLIDGNGVLRTYVAPEDNSLFTMSAGGVNYEYGRDYVLRVNDAGTGYRFDWLIDGSDTIADANTTVATYAASKNISTSSWKAAPAEGTAYNFGFSYNYASTPLTGTVNKTDTDKSLSGALSGASVPSSAYGTSALTITDGTKTYSYGTDYVINSSGVITWLDQASTTPAAYTATYTFSGNASKTVSGLGASTTLTNVTGLPTLNSMGVKTFTSGGQYYVDEAEGKAAFTLTDSDGNTYEYGKDFALRSTSLTGGTLQLAFSHYSSWPSDFSNQDKTRTIPTTANLTLTYNNSVSATVTSSETVEDALGFLPSNYSKLTISDTSGNAYTESTDYTIDTSTGAITWATTTTAPTHPNDGVGYTLTYEAFDAITATGTTDGSSSQEVSITVDSGYGNYGGDKRSYEQILSDTGLTSSSSSDDWAKYFTLETTDGATTYTYGTDYTIIQGSDTDSSTGEHNVMINWLNVPANGTSFTLSYGGNSGEVLTTDGVKRSATDTITGSPLATAFDGGTNTITYAGKTYYEGVDFDITKDDDGNATVTWISDDDGGYEWYYPTSNSYYTITHTDDSGNTTSYNAYRTSSATLDMSKYGMKTAGGSISVQYGEGLSYRLDAAADSETGYTGYDVIKGTYGIDITPTTGGTYTFNWVAPTLTSRSNLPSYGEELTVSYEYDANTFDLSDDGDGDLLQALGFTKSDGTYDDYTAAKNAILVIDGEQEVERDSNDIGADYENELIKGVTMHLKGLGEVSLDISQDAEKAVESIQTFVDSYNDLMSWMNTRMTESQLDEDTKATVDSDDFRMRWGLLHGNSLLRNTKSQMRSLTSQNFAFSFTERKSSEEVYGTMSFNGLRTSSTLRLRIGTKYVDVTIDPSDTIETIAKKISDDTKGGPMNDIYYDDNGNKLATPLLKAYAENDKLVIQSTSNDEITMSGSAAMNALKMNYTYKGLYQIGIESTATDYGKSGELEFDASEFMEALEDNPDEVQSLMMTFVTQFDTWTKSMLNSSSSGETSGTLTREIENIQSRIDSINEYLEKYQERLDRMEENLRTRYGNTETQFAKLSQQANSIAAILNQLNGSAQGGGYGQTSS; encoded by the coding sequence ATGGCATCAATGAGCGTGTCAGGAATAGTTTCCGGCATGGACTGGGAGAGCATGATTGACGAGATAATCACAAACGCCAGCAAGCCAGCACAGCCGCAAGTAGCAAAGAAAACTGACCTGACCAACAAGAAATCACTCTTTGAGGAAATGAAGACGATGATGAACAGCCTTCAGTCCTCATTGTCGCCGCTCAAACTGCCGTCAACCTACAAGGCCAAAGAAATCGAAATTGAACGCCTCGACAGCACGAAATCCTACAAGGGAGTATTAACCGCCACAGTAAACGCAGACGCGGAAGTAAATGTGTGGGACGTTGAAGTGAAGCAGCTTGCCTCAGCTCAGACGAACCGCTCAAAGCAGATTACAGCCTCGAACCTTAACAGCACATTAAGCGGGGTAACAGGCTCAACGCTCTACATTGAGGCGGGCGGGCAGAAAATCGGCGTTGAGGTGAAATCATCCGACACGTTAGAGTCTCTCAAGTCCCGGATTAACACGACGTTGAAGACGCTCGACAATCCGATTCATGTTACGGCCTCAGTTGTCGACAGCAAATTGATACTCAAGAGCGACTATACCGGCCTGGGAGCATTCACGGCCAGCGAGACGATAAATTACAGCTCCAACGGCTACAACACGCTGACGGGCTTCACAGTGAGCGATGATACCCGCGAGAACGTCAAAATCACAAGCGGCTCAACGACATATACATACGGCACCGATTACGTGATAGCCAACGGCAACGAGATACGATGGAAGAAGTTTGACCAGAGCAAAGAAGTCGCGCTTGATGACACCGTAACGGTGAAATACACAATGGCCGCTGATGATGTCTACACGAACAAAGGCACATACGGCACAAAGGAAGCGAACACATCAAGCTTCAACGTAATCGACAACGGGACGATAGCCAGCCGTGTGAAGATTGTTGATGATAATGGCAAGACATACACATACGGCAAGGACTTCAAGATAGTGAACAGCAAAGTAGTGTGGCTTGAAGAGGAAGAATCCTACACGAATGAGCCTAGCTCCTACACAGTGAGCTACACGAACACGGCGCAGAAGAGTTACACGGCTTCGGGGACAAAGGCCAGCGCAACATCAACACCAGCCTCCTACACAGTTCAGTACACGGATGATATTCTCCCGTCAACAGCAATCACTTACGGTCGGAATGACGACACATATTCATACATCAAGATAACAGCGGGAAGCATTACGACATTCAGCGGAATGACAGCCCTTGACGGTGTAAGCTCCGTAACATCAAGCGGAAAAACTTACCTCACGTTTGATGATGACAGTGAGCTGAAAATAAACATTAACGGTACTGATTACGTTTACGGCAGGGATTACGTCATAAGGAAGGGTGCTTCAAGTGATGAAATGTTCTTTGTGCCGTATTTCAACTCATCATCAGAAATAAATAATTACCTGACAGCCGCCGGAAAAAACGCGCCGGACGGAGTTCCGATAAGCCCCCGCACCGATATTCAGGCGGAAAATCCCGGCACATTCTCATACACACACACGACAACGATCGACAGCACCGACACAGCGTCAATATCAACGCTCCTCAACGACAGCAGCACCGACACAAGCAATATAGTAATCCTGAAGTCAGACGGGACGCAATACACAGAAGGCACCGACTACCACATATCAAACGGCGAAATAGTATGGACATTGCCGAATGACACTACCGACATAACAATGTCTCAGTTTGCCGAGCTTCAGACGAAATACGCCGAGGCTGCCGGGTCTGAGCTTTCTACGGTTACATTGATTGACGGGAACGGGGTTCTGCGGACATATGTTGCCCCGGAAGATAACAGCTTGTTCACGATGAGCGCGGGCGGAGTCAATTACGAATACGGAAGGGATTACGTTCTCAGGGTTAATGACGCTGGAACAGGCTACCGTTTTGACTGGCTCATAGATGGAAGCGACACGATAGCTGACGCAAATACAACCGTTGCAACATATGCTGCCTCAAAGAACATCAGTACATCATCATGGAAGGCAGCTCCGGCGGAAGGCACAGCGTATAATTTCGGCTTCAGCTATAACTACGCCTCAACCCCATTAACAGGCACAGTCAACAAGACCGACACGGACAAATCGCTCTCAGGAGCTTTGAGCGGGGCAAGCGTTCCCAGTTCGGCATACGGCACAAGCGCATTGACGATTACGGACGGCACAAAGACATACTCATACGGCACGGATTACGTGATAAACTCATCGGGCGTGATAACGTGGCTTGACCAGGCCAGCACGACTCCCGCGGCATATACAGCGACATACACATTCAGCGGAAATGCATCAAAGACAGTTTCAGGATTGGGAGCTTCAACGACTCTGACAAACGTAACCGGGCTTCCTACGCTAAACAGTATGGGCGTAAAAACGTTCACGAGCGGCGGACAATATTATGTTGACGAAGCAGAGGGCAAAGCGGCTTTCACTCTCACTGACTCGGACGGAAACACATACGAATACGGCAAGGATTTCGCGCTGAGAAGCACATCGCTTACAGGCGGTACATTGCAGCTTGCCTTTTCACACTACAGCAGCTGGCCTTCAGACTTCAGCAATCAGGACAAGACAAGGACAATCCCGACAACAGCGAATCTAACGCTGACTTACAACAATTCGGTTTCAGCAACAGTAACATCTTCCGAGACCGTAGAAGACGCATTAGGCTTCCTCCCGTCAAATTACAGCAAACTTACAATATCAGACACGAGCGGAAATGCTTACACCGAGAGCACAGACTACACTATAGACACGTCAACGGGCGCAATAACATGGGCAACTACAACAACAGCCCCGACTCACCCCAATGACGGAGTCGGCTACACTCTCACATACGAGGCATTTGACGCAATAACAGCTACAGGCACAACAGACGGCTCATCATCGCAGGAAGTCTCAATCACGGTTGACTCAGGCTACGGGAATTACGGCGGCGACAAACGGAGCTATGAGCAGATACTCAGCGACACAGGACTCACAAGCTCTTCAAGCTCTGATGACTGGGCAAAATATTTCACTCTCGAAACGACAGACGGCGCAACAACATATACATACGGCACTGATTACACGATAATACAGGGCAGTGATACCGACAGCAGCACGGGCGAGCATAATGTCATGATTAACTGGCTGAACGTTCCCGCAAACGGTACAAGTTTCACGCTCTCATACGGTGGCAACAGCGGGGAAGTCCTCACAACTGACGGCGTTAAACGCTCGGCAACCGACACTATAACCGGCTCACCTCTTGCCACAGCTTTTGACGGCGGCACGAACACAATCACTTACGCCGGGAAAACTTACTACGAGGGCGTAGACTTTGACATAACGAAAGATGATGACGGCAACGCGACAGTAACATGGATTTCTGACGATGACGGCGGATATGAATGGTACTATCCCACGTCAAATTCATACTACACAATCACGCACACAGACGACAGCGGCAACACAACAAGCTATAACGCCTACAGGACATCAAGCGCGACTCTCGACATGTCAAAATACGGAATGAAAACGGCGGGAGGCTCAATCAGCGTTCAGTACGGGGAAGGACTTTCGTACAGGCTTGACGCGGCTGCGGACTCCGAAACAGGCTACACGGGCTATGACGTAATCAAAGGCACTTACGGAATCGACATTACCCCGACAACAGGCGGAACATACACATTCAACTGGGTTGCGCCGACTCTGACTTCACGCTCTAATCTCCCCTCATACGGCGAGGAATTGACGGTCTCATACGAATATGACGCTAACACGTTTGACTTGAGCGATGACGGGGACGGGGATTTGTTGCAGGCACTGGGCTTCACGAAATCGGACGGCACATATGACGACTACACAGCCGCAAAGAACGCAATACTCGTGATTGACGGAGAACAGGAAGTAGAGCGCGACTCCAACGACATCGGCGCGGATTACGAGAACGAGCTAATCAAAGGCGTAACAATGCACCTCAAAGGACTCGGCGAGGTCTCACTAGACATTTCACAGGACGCGGAAAAAGCCGTAGAGTCGATTCAGACGTTCGTAGACAGCTACAACGATCTCATGTCGTGGATGAACACCCGCATGACAGAAAGCCAGCTTGACGAGGACACAAAAGCCACCGTTGACTCAGACGACTTCCGAATGAGATGGGGACTCCTTCACGGCAATTCCCTTCTCCGAAACACAAAAAGCCAGATGAGGAGTCTTACGTCGCAGAATTTCGCGTTCTCGTTCACTGAGCGCAAAAGCTCCGAGGAAGTTTACGGCACAATGTCATTCAACGGTCTCCGAACATCGTCAACACTGAGACTCAGAATCGGCACAAAGTATGTTGATGTTACTATTGACCCGTCAGACACGATAGAGACAATCGCAAAAAAAATCAGCGATGACACAAAGGGCGGGCCAATGAACGACATATATTATGACGACAACGGCAACAAGCTCGCGACTCCCCTCCTGAAGGCATACGCTGAGAATGACAAGCTCGTGATACAGTCAACAAGCAACGACGAAATCACAATGTCAGGCTCCGCGGCAATGAATGCCCTGAAAATGAATTACACCTACAAGGGACTCTACCAGATCGGAATCGAGTCAACAGCAACAGATTACGGCAAGAGCGGAGAGCTTGAATTTGACGCAAGCGAGTTCATGGAGGCGTTAGAGGACAACCCGGACGAAGTGCAGTCCCTCATGATGACGTTTGTGACTCAGTTCGACACGTGGACAAAATCAATGCTCAACAGCTCGTCAAGCGGTGAGACTTCCGGCACGCTGACCCGCGAAATCGAGAACATTCAGAGCCGTATCGACAGCATTAACGAGTACTTAGAGAAATACCAGGAGAGACTCGACCGAATGGAGGAGAATTTACGCACACGCTACGGGAACACCGAGACACAGTTCGCGAAACTCTCACAGCAGGCTAACTCAATCGCGGCCATTCTCAACCAGCTTAACGGATCAGCCCAGGGCGGCGGATACGGTCAGACAAGCTCATAG
- the iolG gene encoding inositol 2-dehydrogenase yields the protein MSKKLRVAVIGAGRIGKLHANNLKTRVPGAEFVAVSDVYEPAAKELAENLGIPFCTSDYRKIIADPNIDAVFICSSTDTHSPISIEAARAGKHIFCEKPIDHDLDKIREVLNEVKKAGVKYQVGFNRRFDRNFKRVHEAVKSGALGDVQIVKVTSRDPEAPPISYVKVSGGIFVDMTIHDFDMVRYLSGSEVEEVSAFGACLVNPEIGKAGDVDTCVIMLKFANGALGVIDNSRQAVYGYDQRVEVFGSKGCITADNETPNNTTLYTADGVTSEKPLWFFLERYNDAYINEECEFVEACLNDSETPVGAFDGLQPVLIAIAAKESCEKGGIPVKVMK from the coding sequence TTGAGCAAAAAACTTAGAGTAGCGGTAATAGGCGCGGGGCGTATAGGCAAACTCCACGCGAACAACCTGAAAACGAGAGTCCCCGGTGCAGAGTTTGTAGCGGTGTCAGATGTCTACGAGCCGGCAGCAAAGGAACTCGCCGAGAATCTCGGAATACCATTCTGCACGAGCGATTACCGCAAAATCATCGCAGATCCGAACATTGACGCGGTATTTATCTGCTCATCAACCGACACCCACTCGCCAATCTCAATAGAGGCAGCAAGAGCGGGAAAGCACATTTTCTGCGAGAAGCCCATAGATCACGATCTCGACAAAATCCGGGAAGTCCTGAACGAGGTCAAGAAAGCAGGCGTGAAATATCAGGTCGGATTCAACAGAAGGTTTGACAGGAATTTCAAGCGCGTACATGAGGCGGTGAAATCCGGCGCGCTCGGTGATGTCCAGATCGTCAAAGTAACAAGCAGAGACCCGGAGGCACCCCCTATCAGCTATGTGAAAGTTTCGGGCGGGATTTTTGTCGACATGACGATTCACGATTTCGACATGGTTCGCTATCTTTCAGGCTCAGAAGTCGAAGAGGTCAGCGCGTTCGGTGCATGTCTCGTGAATCCTGAGATCGGCAAAGCGGGCGACGTTGACACCTGCGTGATCATGCTGAAGTTCGCTAACGGTGCTTTAGGCGTAATCGACAACAGCAGGCAGGCGGTTTACGGCTACGATCAGCGCGTGGAGGTTTTCGGGTCAAAGGGCTGTATCACGGCAGACAATGAGACTCCGAACAACACGACACTTTACACTGCTGACGGAGTTACGAGCGAGAAGCCGCTATGGTTCTTCCTTGAACGCTACAACGATGCGTATATCAATGAGGAGTGCGAATTTGTAGAGGCTTGCCTGAATGATAGTGAGACTCCTGTGGGAGCGTTTGACGGATTGCAGCCGGTTCTTATTGCGATTGCCGCGAAGGAATCCTGCGAGAAGGGCGGAATCCCCGTAAAGGTCATGAAGTAA
- the iolC gene encoding 5-dehydro-2-deoxygluconokinase, whose protein sequence is MSTRYLDFDEGRKFDIIFLGRIAVDFNPAYSEHVREEFKPLKKVHYFEKFVGGSPANTACGVTRHGMKAGFFATVSDDQLGDFVVDYFNERGIDTSHITRAKHGEKIGLTFTELLSSSESRILMYRNMAADLQLSVDDIDEEYIRQGKALLISGTALAESPSREAALKAMMLAKKNNTRIIFDIDYRAYNWKSDDEISIYYSAVAREADIILGSREEFDLTEKLILPGMTDIQSANYWFGCGAKIVVIKHGMKGSTAYTSDGQHFSIKPFPVKARKGFGGGDGYSSAFLFGVFQGWDMIDCLEFGSAEASMMVHSNNCSDDLPTTEEVRAFIEKEKKEFGEMVAKV, encoded by the coding sequence GTGAGTACGAGATATTTGGATTTTGACGAGGGCAGGAAATTTGACATCATATTTCTTGGCCGAATAGCTGTAGATTTCAACCCGGCATACTCTGAGCATGTCAGGGAAGAATTTAAGCCCCTGAAGAAAGTACACTACTTCGAGAAATTTGTCGGAGGCTCCCCCGCTAACACAGCCTGCGGAGTCACACGGCACGGAATGAAGGCAGGATTTTTCGCGACAGTCTCAGATGATCAGCTTGGTGATTTCGTTGTGGATTATTTCAATGAGCGCGGAATTGACACCTCACACATCACAAGGGCGAAACACGGCGAGAAAATCGGGCTGACATTCACGGAGCTGTTATCGTCAAGCGAGAGCCGCATATTGATGTACAGGAACATGGCCGCAGATCTTCAGCTGAGTGTTGACGACATTGACGAGGAATATATCAGGCAGGGGAAAGCCCTCCTCATTTCCGGCACTGCTCTTGCGGAGAGTCCCTCGCGTGAAGCGGCGTTGAAGGCCATGATGCTGGCGAAAAAGAACAACACGCGGATAATTTTTGACATCGATTACAGGGCGTACAACTGGAAGAGCGATGACGAAATTTCTATCTACTATTCGGCGGTGGCGCGTGAGGCTGATATAATTCTCGGCTCGCGTGAAGAATTTGACCTCACAGAAAAATTAATCCTTCCCGGAATGACAGACATTCAGAGCGCAAATTACTGGTTCGGCTGCGGCGCAAAAATCGTAGTCATAAAGCACGGCATGAAGGGGTCAACAGCGTACACCTCAGACGGTCAGCACTTCTCGATAAAGCCTTTCCCCGTAAAAGCCCGCAAAGGATTCGGCGGCGGGGACGGCTACAGCTCGGCGTTCCTGTTCGGAGTCTTTCAGGGCTGGGATATGATTGACTGCTTGGAGTTCGGATCTGCTGAAGCGTCAATGATGGTACACAGCAACAACTGTTCAGACGATCTCCCGACAACGGAGGAAGTACGCGCTTTCATTGAGAAGGAGAAAAAAGAGTTCGGCGAAATGGTAGCGAAAGTATAG
- a CDS encoding 5-deoxy-glucuronate isomerase — protein MYMQKEVKRGYNAYLTMGENDCATNMDVGLLVMSPGDDYTFTESEKEIALDLLVGKVTFSYGGEISEAVRQDTFRNAAYYLYVCKRTSVTVKALEPSEIYVQKTDNDREFPARLYAPSDIMIQHAGANGELLGCMQREIQTFFDYESAPYSNMVLGEVLSYPGKWSSYPPHHHPQPEVYFYRFDYPQGFGAGFANGQIYQTGHNGCLVINHSFHSQAAAPGYAMCYTWGIRHIPGNPWRKTRIDDPEHSWLWKSDANEHIFRPEEVE, from the coding sequence ATGTACATGCAAAAGGAAGTGAAGCGTGGTTACAATGCCTATCTCACAATGGGCGAGAATGACTGCGCCACAAATATGGATGTCGGACTCCTCGTCATGTCCCCCGGAGATGATTACACGTTCACGGAATCGGAAAAGGAGATTGCGTTAGATTTGCTTGTGGGAAAAGTAACATTCTCATACGGCGGTGAAATAAGCGAGGCAGTCCGCCAAGACACATTCAGGAACGCCGCGTATTATCTCTACGTCTGCAAGAGGACAAGCGTAACAGTAAAAGCCCTCGAACCCTCAGAAATTTACGTGCAGAAAACGGACAATGACCGGGAATTTCCCGCCCGTCTCTATGCTCCGTCAGACATAATGATTCAGCACGCAGGCGCGAACGGTGAATTACTCGGCTGTATGCAGAGAGAGATTCAGACGTTCTTTGACTACGAGTCAGCACCCTACAGCAACATGGTACTGGGAGAAGTCCTGAGTTACCCGGGCAAATGGTCAAGCTATCCCCCTCATCATCACCCACAGCCGGAGGTATATTTCTACCGTTTCGATTATCCGCAGGGATTCGGGGCGGGCTTTGCGAACGGCCAAATTTATCAGACCGGGCATAATGGCTGCCTCGTGATAAATCATTCGTTTCATTCACAGGCGGCGGCACCGGGCTACGCGATGTGCTACACGTGGGGGATAAGGCACATTCCCGGAAACCCGTGGAGAAAGACTCGCATTGATGACCCGGAGCATTCGTGGCTGTGGAAGTCAGACGCGAACGAGCATATATTCAGACCGGAGGAGGTCGAATAA
- a CDS encoding Na+/H+ antiporter NhaC family protein, producing the protein MLALIKLSPVLVLGILMRLGLDILLAAPLSMVYAIAVGMIFAHVKFSDLMDAAIENLKRILIVFLILQMAYAVATCFMETGVAAEIITLALNLGITAKLIPAVALIVTAILSIATGTSWGTFAACAPIFLWLNHIVGGSVILTISAIAGGSCFGDNIGLISDTTVVSSSLQGVAITDRVRHQGVWSFLCLVCGVAAFYFAAVNMGLTDTVGNPNEAIAQIPQSVWDALSEKRAAAVTLLKQVQAGGLSWYMVLPLVAVLILAGMGVNTLICLGAGILGSLICGYIAGTVTDIMKFLEMVQSSFADAGSWVIVMMLWIGAFGGVMRRMDAFGAIAALVMKCVHSVRQLMFANGLLCLVGNAALADEMAQIVTMSPIIKDLTDRHVKGSEKAMYKLALRNATFADAMGVFGSQLIPWHVYLAFFVGIVYAVYPVAEGTVTIADIIMHNYLAWIAVLSMLILTLTGLDRFIPLFRLPSEPEVQLVKD; encoded by the coding sequence ATGTTGGCTCTGATTAAGTTAAGCCCGGTGCTTGTTCTCGGCATTCTTATGCGGCTTGGGCTTGATATTCTTCTGGCGGCTCCTCTCTCGATGGTCTACGCGATCGCAGTCGGAATGATTTTCGCTCACGTCAAATTTTCCGACCTAATGGACGCGGCAATAGAGAACCTGAAGCGTATTCTGATTGTCTTCCTGATTTTGCAGATGGCCTACGCTGTCGCAACGTGCTTCATGGAGACGGGAGTCGCGGCTGAAATAATCACCCTCGCGCTGAATCTCGGAATAACGGCGAAATTAATCCCCGCTGTAGCCCTCATTGTTACGGCGATACTCTCAATCGCGACAGGAACATCATGGGGGACATTCGCGGCCTGCGCTCCGATATTCTTATGGCTGAATCACATTGTCGGCGGAAGTGTCATCCTCACAATATCGGCCATTGCGGGCGGGTCATGCTTCGGGGACAATATCGGCCTCATCTCAGACACTACGGTCGTAAGCTCAAGCCTTCAGGGTGTCGCCATAACTGACAGGGTACGGCATCAGGGCGTATGGTCGTTCTTGTGCCTTGTGTGCGGCGTGGCGGCGTTCTACTTTGCGGCGGTAAACATGGGACTTACTGATACTGTAGGGAATCCGAACGAGGCAATCGCGCAGATTCCGCAGTCAGTATGGGACGCATTATCGGAGAAAAGAGCGGCGGCGGTTACCCTGCTGAAACAGGTTCAGGCGGGCGGATTGTCGTGGTACATGGTGCTTCCGTTAGTCGCTGTTCTCATTCTTGCGGGAATGGGCGTAAACACTCTAATTTGTCTGGGCGCGGGGATTCTCGGCTCTCTGATTTGCGGCTACATTGCCGGGACTGTTACGGACATCATGAAATTTCTTGAGATGGTACAGTCGAGTTTTGCTGACGCAGGAAGCTGGGTTATCGTCATGATGTTATGGATTGGTGCGTTCGGCGGAGTAATGCGGAGAATGGACGCTTTCGGGGCAATTGCGGCTCTCGTCATGAAGTGCGTACACAGCGTGAGGCAGTTAATGTTCGCGAACGGGTTATTATGCCTCGTGGGAAATGCTGCTCTTGCTGACGAAATGGCGCAGATAGTAACAATGTCCCCTATCATCAAAGACCTTACCGACAGACACGTGAAGGGCAGCGAAAAGGCCATGTACAAACTTGCGCTGAGGAACGCTACATTTGCTGACGCGATGGGCGTATTCGGCTCTCAGTTAATCCCGTGGCACGTATACTTAGCTTTCTTTGTCGGAATCGTTTACGCCGTTTATCCTGTTGCAGAAGGCACCGTAACAATCGCTGATATTATCATGCACAACTATTTAGCGTGGATTGCTGTGCTGTCGATGCTGATTCTTACGCTGACAGGGCTTGACAGATTCATTCCTCTTTTCCGTCTTCCTTCCGAACCTGAAGTACAACTCGTAAAGGACTAA
- a CDS encoding transposase — translation MRHGRTHLELSTPRDRHSTFEPQIIPKRSTKSAMLEEAILSLYAKGMTTRDIQATLQDLYHVDVSPSLISKVTDVVNEEVEQWRDRPLEAVYPVIWLDGLVV, via the coding sequence TTGCGACATGGCCGAACCCACCTTGAACTTTCCACTCCCAGAGACAGGCACAGTACTTTTGAGCCTCAGATTATTCCTAAACGCTCCACTAAATCTGCTATGCTCGAAGAAGCTATCCTCTCACTCTACGCAAAGGGCATGACTACAAGAGATATTCAGGCTACTTTACAGGACTTGTACCACGTTGATGTATCGCCTTCGCTCATCTCAAAAGTTACTGATGTCGTCAATGAGGAAGTTGAGCAGTGGCGTGACAGACCTCTGGAGGCTGTTTATCCTGTCATCTGGCTTGATGGCTTGGTCGTT